In Halapricum desulfuricans, a single window of DNA contains:
- a CDS encoding argininosuccinate synthase, whose translation MPGEHSGTVALAFSGGLDTTVGVSLLKEEYGFDEVIGVTVDVGQPDYEFEEAEETAEALGVDQYVVDAREEFADLCLRAVQANADYQGYPLGTALARPVIAKAIRDVAIEQGANALAHGCTGKGNDQLRFEAVWRDTDLAVIAPVRELGLTREWENEYAKEKGLPVEGGDGGRYSVDTNLWSRSIEGSELEDPATIPEDDIYKWTDNPSGKAAELVEIEFEDGIPVALDGDRLGSVELIERLNERAGAHGVGRTDMMEDRMLGLKVRENYEHPAATVLLSAHEALEGLVLTQEERQFKTQIDQQWSQKAYEGLIDAPLVDALEGFIDETQKRVTGTVTVKLEGGHCRAVSRESEYAVYSESAASFDEEDVSGGITQQDATGVAKYHGFQSRLAKKVTAKLESDGET comes from the coding sequence ATGCCAGGTGAACATTCAGGGACCGTCGCGCTCGCCTTCTCGGGCGGGCTCGACACCACGGTCGGCGTATCGCTACTGAAAGAGGAGTACGGCTTCGACGAGGTGATCGGCGTCACCGTCGACGTCGGTCAGCCCGACTACGAGTTCGAGGAGGCCGAGGAGACCGCCGAAGCGCTGGGTGTCGACCAGTACGTCGTCGACGCGCGCGAGGAGTTCGCGGATCTGTGTCTGCGCGCCGTCCAGGCCAACGCGGACTATCAGGGCTACCCGCTGGGGACCGCGCTGGCCCGGCCGGTCATCGCCAAGGCGATCCGCGACGTCGCCATCGAGCAGGGTGCGAACGCGCTGGCCCACGGCTGTACGGGCAAGGGCAACGACCAGTTGCGCTTCGAGGCGGTCTGGCGCGACACCGATCTGGCGGTCATCGCGCCCGTCCGCGAGCTCGGACTCACACGAGAGTGGGAGAACGAGTACGCCAAGGAGAAGGGGCTGCCCGTCGAGGGCGGCGACGGCGGCCGCTACTCCGTCGACACCAACCTCTGGAGCCGCTCGATCGAGGGCTCGGAACTGGAAGATCCCGCGACGATCCCCGAGGACGACATCTACAAGTGGACCGACAACCCCTCGGGGAAGGCAGCCGAACTCGTCGAGATCGAGTTCGAGGACGGCATCCCGGTCGCACTCGACGGCGACCGGCTGGGCTCGGTCGAGTTGATCGAGCGACTCAACGAGCGGGCGGGTGCCCACGGCGTCGGCCGCACGGACATGATGGAAGACCGCATGCTCGGGCTCAAAGTCCGCGAGAACTACGAACACCCCGCGGCGACGGTCCTGCTGAGCGCCCACGAGGCGCTCGAGGGACTCGTGCTCACACAAGAAGAGCGTCAGTTCAAAACCCAGATCGACCAGCAGTGGTCCCAGAAGGCCTACGAGGGGCTCATCGACGCGCCACTGGTCGACGCGCTGGAAGGGTTCATCGACGAGACCCAGAAGCGGGTCACCGGCACGGTGACGGTCAAACTCGAAGGCGGGCACTGCCGTGCGGTCTCTCGGGAGAGCGAGTACGCCGTCTATTCCGAGTCGGCGGCCAGCTTCGACGAGGAGGACGTCTCGGGCGGGATCACCCAGCAGGACGCCACCGGGGTCGCCAAGTACCACGGCTTCCAGAGCCGCCTTGCGAAGAAAGTCACGGCGAAACTCGAGAGCGACGGGGAGACGTAG
- a CDS encoding VOC family protein, whose protein sequence is MSGIVFFGTADLEGIIEFYEQRLGFERWLEQPECTILEYGNLLVGFCEREQAETDGVVTVVEETRAAVDDRYDELTDVADEPPSENEPYRIYNFFGTDPDGRAFEVQTFLHDDYRA, encoded by the coding sequence ATGTCAGGCATTGTCTTCTTCGGGACGGCCGATCTCGAGGGGATCATTGAGTTCTACGAACAGCGACTCGGATTCGAGCGGTGGCTGGAACAGCCCGAATGCACGATTCTGGAGTACGGGAACCTGCTGGTCGGGTTCTGCGAACGCGAACAGGCTGAGACAGACGGCGTCGTGACGGTTGTCGAGGAGACGCGGGCGGCCGTCGACGACCGCTACGACGAACTGACCGACGTGGCCGACGAACCGCCGAGCGAGAACGAACCGTATCGCATCTACAATTTCTTCGGGACCGATCCCGACGGCAGGGCCTTCGAAGTGCAGACGTTCCTGCACGACGACTATCGGGCGTGA
- a CDS encoding DUF4397 domain-containing protein, with product MTDKLTTRRKLLVGIGASSTIALAGCADGDGNGNGTTEPDTDTDTETDTETETETEPAQLRVAHMSPDAPNVDVYVDGSAVLEDVAFGAVSEYLSVSAGDHDVEITPAGEPDTAVFSGTVTLDPETDYTVAAIGEVSDDADQAFEPLVLEDDNSDLDDETARLQAVHTSPDAPAVDITANEGAVTLFDGVEYGQSGTVEVDAGTYTVEIRGDTEDDDGDVVASYELTLEGGTTYSAFAAGYLTPDDEPADTPFDLLVTTVDGRGPASEPESEGRLRVAHMSPNAPNVDVYVNGDAVLEDVPFGAVSDYLTVPAAEHDIEITAAGDPDTSVFSGPVTVAADTDYTVAAIGELGDEADQPFEPLVLEDDNSAVEGDQSRLRVVHASPDAPAVDVTAGGGDTVLFDGVPYGESGYVEVAAGDYTVEIRGDTETNDGDVVAEFDVSLDGEAVYTAFAAGYLTPDDDPADVPFDLLVTQDS from the coding sequence ATGACAGACAAGCTAACGACGCGGCGCAAACTGCTGGTAGGGATCGGAGCGAGTTCGACCATCGCGCTGGCCGGCTGTGCTGATGGGGACGGGAACGGAAACGGGACGACCGAGCCCGACACCGACACGGACACTGAGACGGACACCGAGACGGAGACAGAGACGGAGCCGGCTCAGCTCAGAGTCGCGCACATGTCGCCCGACGCCCCGAACGTCGACGTCTACGTCGACGGCAGCGCGGTACTGGAAGACGTTGCGTTCGGTGCCGTGAGCGAGTATCTCTCGGTGTCGGCCGGCGACCACGACGTCGAGATTACGCCTGCAGGTGAGCCCGACACTGCTGTCTTTTCGGGCACGGTCACGCTCGATCCCGAAACCGACTACACGGTCGCGGCGATCGGAGAGGTCAGCGACGACGCCGATCAGGCGTTCGAGCCGCTAGTGCTGGAAGACGACAACAGCGACCTCGACGACGAAACGGCCCGTCTGCAGGCCGTCCATACCTCGCCGGACGCACCGGCCGTCGACATTACCGCCAACGAGGGCGCAGTCACCCTGTTCGACGGCGTCGAGTACGGCCAGTCCGGGACCGTCGAAGTCGACGCGGGCACGTACACGGTCGAGATCCGCGGGGACACCGAGGACGACGACGGCGATGTCGTCGCGAGTTACGAACTCACGCTGGAGGGCGGCACTACCTATTCGGCCTTCGCGGCTGGCTATCTGACGCCAGACGACGAGCCCGCAGACACCCCGTTCGACCTGCTCGTGACGACTGTCGACGGCCGCGGCCCCGCATCGGAACCCGAGTCTGAGGGGCGTCTTCGAGTCGCACACATGTCGCCTAACGCTCCGAACGTCGACGTCTACGTGAACGGTGACGCCGTGCTGGAGGACGTTCCCTTCGGTGCCGTGAGCGATTACCTGACTGTGCCGGCCGCGGAACACGACATCGAGATCACGGCCGCCGGCGACCCGGACACGTCCGTGTTCTCCGGCCCCGTGACGGTCGCCGCGGACACCGATTACACGGTCGCGGCGATCGGCGAACTCGGCGACGAGGCGGATCAGCCCTTCGAGCCGCTGGTGCTGGAAGACGACAACAGCGCGGTCGAAGGTGACCAGTCGCGGCTCCGGGTCGTCCACGCGTCACCGGACGCGCCCGCAGTCGACGTCACCGCCGGCGGCGGTGACACCGTGCTCTTCGACGGCGTCCCGTACGGTGAATCGGGATACGTCGAGGTCGCGGCCGGCGACTACACCGTCGAAATCCGCGGGGACACCGAAACCAACGACGGCGACGTGGTCGCCGAGTTCGACGTCAGTCTCGACGGCGAGGCGGTCTACACGGCCTTCGCCGCGGGCTATCTGACCCCCGACGACGACCCGGCCGACGTGCCCTTCGATCTGCTCGTCACACAGGACAGCTGA
- a CDS encoding ArsR/SmtB family transcription factor has protein sequence MEAVLWQTLAGTRGGPNRARILRALDDRPRNANRLAEELDLAYNTVRHHLDVLEDNDIVTSTDASYGMVYLPSGQARQHWDTVEEITSQVEQ, from the coding sequence ATGGAGGCGGTTCTATGGCAAACGCTAGCGGGAACGCGCGGCGGCCCCAACCGGGCGCGCATTCTGCGTGCGCTCGACGACCGACCGCGCAACGCCAACCGCCTCGCGGAGGAGCTCGATCTCGCGTACAACACCGTCAGACATCACCTCGACGTGCTGGAAGACAACGACATCGTCACGAGCACCGATGCGAGTTACGGCATGGTGTACCTCCCGAGCGGGCAGGCGCGCCAGCACTGGGACACCGTCGAGGAAATTACCTCACAGGTAGAACAATGA
- a CDS encoding ribosome assembly factor SBDS, with protein sequence MISLDEAVTARLESHGERFEVLVDPDAALAIKRGEFDGELEDVIAAEDVFENASRGDRPPENALEEVFGTTDPLEIIPEVIERGEIQITAEQRKEMQEQKRRQLIQRITRNAVNPQMDDAPHPPERIESALEETDFRVDPMEPVENQVDEALDALRPVIPIRFDEVTIAVQLPPDYAGSGQAKIREFGELQREEWQNDGSWVGVVQFPAGLQNDFYDLVNEVSSGNAETRMIQDEDEINRR encoded by the coding sequence ATGATATCCCTTGACGAAGCAGTCACGGCTCGCCTCGAGAGTCACGGCGAGCGCTTCGAGGTGCTGGTCGATCCGGACGCCGCGCTGGCGATCAAACGCGGGGAGTTCGACGGCGAACTCGAGGACGTCATCGCCGCGGAGGACGTCTTCGAGAACGCCTCCCGTGGGGACCGTCCGCCCGAAAACGCGCTGGAGGAGGTGTTCGGGACGACCGATCCGCTGGAGATCATCCCGGAGGTGATCGAGCGCGGGGAGATCCAGATCACGGCCGAACAGCGCAAGGAGATGCAAGAACAGAAGCGCAGGCAGTTGATCCAGCGGATCACGCGCAACGCGGTCAACCCGCAGATGGACGACGCCCCCCATCCACCCGAGCGTATCGAATCCGCGCTGGAGGAGACCGACTTCCGGGTCGACCCGATGGAGCCGGTCGAAAACCAGGTCGACGAGGCGCTCGACGCGCTGCGGCCGGTGATCCCGATCCGGTTTGACGAGGTGACCATCGCCGTCCAGTTACCGCCGGACTACGCCGGCAGTGGACAGGCAAAGATCCGAGAGTTCGGCGAACTCCAGCGCGAGGAGTGGCAGAACGACGGCTCCTGGGTCGGCGTCGTCCAGTTCCCGGCCGGCCTGCAGAACGACTTCTACGACCTGGTCAACGAGGTCTCCAGCGGCAACGCCGAAACGCGGATGATCCAGGACGAAGACGAGATCAACCGCCGATAG
- a CDS encoding FUN14 domain-containing protein — protein sequence MVALDPTQLGLEIGGSGALGFLIGFAAKKIAKVIAVIIGAELVLFKFLESRGIISVRWDKLTAGLAKAQETGTAQAQDWVTTFVSTAGVGAGFVGGFALGFKKA from the coding sequence ATGGTCGCGCTCGATCCCACGCAACTCGGGCTGGAAATCGGTGGTAGCGGCGCGCTCGGATTCTTGATCGGATTCGCAGCGAAAAAAATTGCGAAAGTGATCGCCGTCATCATCGGTGCGGAACTCGTGTTGTTCAAGTTCCTCGAATCCAGAGGGATCATTTCCGTCAGGTGGGACAAGTTGACGGCCGGGCTGGCGAAGGCCCAGGAGACCGGCACGGCACAGGCTCAGGACTGGGTGACGACGTTCGTCTCGACGGCGGGCGTTGGAGCCGGGTTCGTCGGCGGGTTCGCACTGGGATTCAAGAAAGCTTGA
- a CDS encoding transcription initiation factor IIB, with product MSETTTRTTNSEYERTGERATEQSDEQEVCPECGGPLVTDEERGETVCQHCGLVVEENEIDHGPEWRAFNAGEKDRKSRVGAPTTTMMHDKGLSTNIGWQNKDAYGKSLSSSQREKMQRLRTWNERFRTRDSKERNLKQALGEIDRMASALGLPENVRETASVIYRRALQEDLLPGRSIEGVATAALYAAARQASVPRSLDEMTTVSRVDKTELTRTYRYIVRELDLEIKPAEPESYVPRFVSDLDLSDEVERTARRLIEAARADGVLSGKSPVGIAAAAIYAAALLSNERVTQSDVSEVADISEVTIRNRYKELLDAEGARNVPA from the coding sequence ATGAGCGAGACAACGACACGAACCACCAACAGCGAGTACGAGCGAACCGGCGAGCGAGCGACGGAACAGAGCGACGAGCAGGAGGTCTGTCCGGAGTGTGGCGGTCCGCTGGTGACCGACGAGGAGCGCGGCGAGACGGTCTGTCAACACTGCGGGCTGGTCGTCGAAGAGAACGAGATCGATCACGGGCCGGAGTGGCGGGCGTTCAACGCCGGCGAGAAGGATCGCAAGTCCCGCGTCGGCGCGCCGACGACGACGATGATGCACGACAAGGGACTGTCGACGAACATCGGCTGGCAGAACAAGGACGCCTACGGGAAGTCCCTCTCCTCGAGCCAGCGCGAGAAGATGCAACGGCTTCGCACCTGGAACGAGCGGTTCCGGACCCGCGACTCCAAGGAACGCAACCTCAAGCAGGCCCTCGGCGAGATCGATCGCATGGCCTCGGCGCTGGGCCTGCCCGAGAACGTCCGCGAGACCGCTAGCGTCATCTACCGCCGGGCGCTGCAGGAGGACCTGTTGCCCGGTCGCTCGATCGAGGGTGTCGCGACGGCCGCACTGTACGCCGCCGCCCGGCAGGCGAGCGTCCCCCGGTCGCTCGACGAGATGACGACCGTCTCCCGGGTCGACAAGACGGAACTAACCCGGACCTACCGCTACATCGTGCGCGAACTGGACCTCGAGATCAAGCCCGCCGAGCCCGAAAGTTACGTGCCCCGGTTCGTCTCCGACCTCGATCTCTCCGACGAGGTCGAGCGGACCGCCCGGCGACTGATCGAGGCGGCCCGAGCCGACGGCGTCCTCAGCGGGAAGAGCCCGGTCGGGATCGCGGCAGCAGCCATCTACGCCGCGGCGCTGCTCAGCAACGAGCGAGTCACCCAGAGCGACGTCAGCGAGGTCGCCGACATCTCCGAGGTCACGATCCGCAACCGGTACAAGGAGTTGCTGGACGCCGAAGGCGCTCGGAACGTCCCCGCCTGA
- a CDS encoding DUF357 domain-containing protein, which produces MADIVEKTDRYEELLSEALAEATVAPPEGTPLETAAAEYLEMARSYREDGRHFREQDDLVNALAAFSYGHAWLDAGARLGLFEVPTEDHLFTV; this is translated from the coding sequence ATGGCGGACATCGTCGAGAAGACCGACCGGTACGAGGAACTGCTCAGCGAAGCACTCGCGGAGGCGACCGTCGCGCCGCCCGAGGGCACGCCACTCGAAACTGCGGCCGCCGAGTATCTGGAGATGGCCCGGTCGTACCGTGAAGACGGCCGACACTTCCGCGAGCAGGACGACCTGGTCAACGCGCTGGCCGCCTTCTCCTACGGGCACGCCTGGCTCGACGCCGGCGCGCGACTCGGCCTGTTCGAGGTCCCGACTGAGGATCACCTTTTTACTGTTTGA
- a CDS encoding DEAD/DEAH box helicase, which translates to MTADDTSEPNEAFYDALEAIGQPVVTATRYAQQRDLDHGEATDDLDALVADGLLVRQDVSADPVVYYPEEWSRLTDRERIVVFPDRRQVVVDQPRQFTRAQLSQFARLIDTTGSESYLYEIQPADVWQAPYDDIESLFGTVRDVLPEREPDLESWIESQWERAHQFTLRTHEDGYVVLEAASADLMGNVARQKLEAGQLRAELSETESWVAAEAVAEVKRTLYEAGYPVVDRRDLETGEPLPVDLTPELRPYQHEWVQSFLERRSGVLVGPPGSGKTVAAMGILSRIEGETLILVPGRELATQWREELLAQTTLTDDQIGEYHGGRKEVRPVTIATYQTAGMDRHRHVFDDREWGLIVYDEVHHIPSDVFSRSTDLQSRHRLGLSATPLREDDREEEIFTLIGPPIGTDWDALFDAGFVAEPTVEIRYVPWADETARNEYVSAQGHERRQLAATNPAKIEEARQLLRQHEGQQALVFVDYLDQGRELAAALEVPFVSGETRHARRSELFEAFRSGQRDTLVVSRIGDEGIDLPNAEVAVVASGLGGSRRQSSQRAGRTMRPEGRAKMYVLATRGSREEDFARQRIRHLAEKGVTVTETSAQAIGSDAS; encoded by the coding sequence GTGACAGCCGACGACACTTCCGAGCCAAACGAGGCGTTCTACGACGCGCTCGAGGCGATCGGACAGCCGGTCGTGACGGCGACCCGTTACGCCCAGCAGCGCGACCTCGACCACGGCGAGGCGACCGACGACCTCGACGCGCTGGTCGCGGACGGCCTCCTGGTGCGACAGGACGTCTCCGCGGATCCGGTAGTTTACTATCCCGAGGAATGGTCACGGCTGACCGACCGCGAGCGGATCGTCGTCTTCCCCGATCGCCGCCAGGTGGTCGTCGATCAGCCCCGACAGTTCACGCGCGCCCAGCTCTCACAGTTCGCTCGCCTGATCGACACGACCGGCTCGGAGAGCTACCTCTACGAGATCCAGCCGGCCGACGTCTGGCAGGCCCCGTACGACGACATCGAGAGCCTGTTCGGGACCGTGCGTGACGTGCTCCCCGAGCGCGAACCCGACCTCGAGTCGTGGATCGAGAGCCAGTGGGAGCGAGCGCACCAGTTCACGCTCCGGACCCACGAGGACGGCTACGTCGTCCTCGAGGCCGCAAGCGCGGACCTGATGGGCAACGTCGCCAGACAGAAACTCGAAGCGGGTCAGCTGCGGGCCGAGCTGTCCGAGACCGAGAGCTGGGTCGCAGCGGAGGCCGTCGCGGAGGTCAAGCGCACGCTCTACGAGGCCGGCTATCCCGTCGTCGATCGCCGCGACCTCGAGACCGGCGAGCCGCTCCCGGTCGATCTTACTCCCGAGTTGCGGCCCTACCAGCACGAGTGGGTTCAGTCGTTTCTCGAACGTCGATCCGGCGTGCTCGTCGGGCCGCCGGGCAGCGGCAAGACCGTCGCGGCGATGGGTATTCTCTCGCGTATCGAGGGCGAGACGCTGATTCTGGTGCCCGGCCGGGAGCTGGCGACCCAGTGGCGCGAGGAATTGCTCGCTCAGACGACACTCACCGACGATCAGATCGGCGAGTACCACGGCGGCCGGAAGGAGGTCCGGCCGGTGACGATCGCGACCTACCAGACTGCCGGGATGGACCGCCACCGCCACGTCTTCGATGACCGCGAGTGGGGACTGATCGTCTACGACGAGGTCCATCATATTCCGAGCGACGTGTTCAGCCGTAGCACCGACCTCCAGAGTCGTCACCGCCTCGGTCTGTCAGCGACCCCGCTACGGGAAGACGACCGCGAGGAGGAAATCTTTACGCTGATCGGCCCGCCGATCGGGACCGACTGGGACGCGCTGTTCGACGCCGGATTCGTCGCCGAGCCGACCGTCGAGATCCGGTACGTGCCCTGGGCCGACGAGACCGCGCGCAACGAGTACGTCAGCGCCCAGGGTCACGAACGCCGCCAGCTGGCCGCGACGAACCCGGCCAAAATCGAGGAGGCGCGTCAGCTACTCCGCCAGCACGAGGGTCAGCAGGCGCTGGTCTTCGTCGACTACCTCGATCAGGGCCGGGAACTGGCGGCGGCACTCGAGGTCCCCTTCGTCAGCGGCGAGACCCGCCACGCGCGCCGATCGGAACTGTTCGAAGCGTTCCGGTCCGGACAGCGGGACACGCTGGTCGTTTCCCGGATCGGTGACGAGGGGATTGACCTGCCGAACGCGGAAGTCGCGGTCGTCGCCTCGGGGCTCGGCGGATCGCGCCGACAGAGTTCTCAGCGCGCCGGCCGGACGATGCGTCCCGAGGGGCGGGCGAAGATGTACGTGCTCGCGACGCGTGGCTCGCGCGAGGAGGACTTCGCCCGCCAGCGGATCCGCCACCTCGCCGAGAAGGGCGTCACGGTAACCGAAACGTCGGCCCAGGCTATCGGGAGCGACGCGTCGTGA
- the dnaK gene encoding molecular chaperone DnaK: MASNKILGIDLGTTNSAFAVMEGADPEIIVNSEGERTTPSVVAFDDGEQLVGKPAKNQAVKNPEQTVQSIKRHMGEDDYTVELDGEEYTPEQVSAMILQKIKRDAEEYLGDEVEKAVITVPAYFNDRQRQATKDAGEIAGFEVERIVNEPTAASMAYGLDDESDQTVLVYDLGGGTFDVSILDLGGGVYEVVATNGDNDLGGDDWDQAIIDWLAEEFENEHGIDLTEDRQALQRLKDAAEEAKIELSSRKEADINLPFITATDDGPVHLEESITRAKFESLTEDLIERTVEPTEQALEDAGYDKSDIDEVLLVGGSTRMPQVQEQVEELTGQEPKKNVNPDEAVALGAAIQGGVLSGDVDDIVLLDVTPLSLGVEVKGGLFERLIEKNTTIPTEESKIFTTAAANQTQVQIRVFQGEREIAEENELLGEFTLAGIPPAPAGTPQIEVTFSIDENGIVNVSAEDKGSGNKEDITIEGGAGLSDEEIEQMQEEAEQHAEEDEQRRQRIEARNEAEAAVRRAETLLDENEENVDDDLRETIEAKIEDVEETLEDEDADKDDYEDVTEALTEELQEIGKQMYQEQAQQAAGAGPGGAAGAGPGGAAGPGAGAGGAAGQDEEYVDADFEDVDEDKD, encoded by the coding sequence ATGGCAAGCAACAAGATCCTCGGAATCGACCTGGGGACGACCAACTCCGCGTTCGCGGTGATGGAAGGGGCCGATCCGGAGATTATCGTCAACAGCGAAGGCGAGCGGACGACGCCGTCGGTCGTCGCGTTCGACGACGGGGAGCAGCTGGTTGGCAAACCCGCGAAGAACCAGGCCGTCAAGAACCCCGAGCAGACCGTCCAGTCGATCAAGCGCCACATGGGCGAGGACGACTACACGGTCGAACTCGACGGCGAGGAGTACACGCCCGAGCAGGTCTCGGCGATGATCCTCCAGAAGATCAAACGTGACGCCGAAGAGTACCTCGGCGACGAGGTCGAGAAGGCCGTCATCACGGTTCCGGCGTACTTCAACGACCGCCAGCGTCAGGCGACCAAAGACGCCGGCGAGATCGCCGGCTTCGAGGTCGAGCGCATCGTCAACGAGCCGACCGCCGCGTCGATGGCCTACGGGCTCGACGACGAGTCCGACCAGACGGTGCTCGTCTACGACCTCGGGGGCGGGACCTTCGACGTCTCGATTCTGGATCTCGGCGGCGGCGTCTACGAGGTCGTCGCGACCAACGGGGACAACGACCTCGGCGGCGACGACTGGGATCAGGCCATCATCGACTGGCTGGCCGAGGAGTTCGAGAACGAGCACGGCATCGATCTGACCGAGGACCGCCAGGCCCTTCAGCGGCTGAAAGACGCCGCCGAGGAAGCCAAGATCGAACTCTCCTCGCGGAAGGAAGCCGATATCAACCTGCCCTTTATCACGGCGACCGACGACGGCCCGGTCCACCTTGAGGAGTCAATCACGCGGGCGAAATTCGAGAGCCTGACCGAAGACCTGATCGAGCGGACGGTCGAGCCGACCGAGCAGGCGCTTGAAGACGCCGGGTACGACAAGAGTGACATCGACGAGGTCCTGCTGGTCGGCGGCTCGACGCGGATGCCACAGGTCCAGGAGCAAGTCGAGGAACTGACCGGCCAGGAGCCCAAGAAGAACGTCAACCCCGACGAGGCCGTCGCGCTGGGCGCGGCCATCCAGGGCGGCGTCCTCAGCGGCGACGTCGACGATATCGTCCTGCTGGACGTGACGCCGCTCTCGCTGGGCGTCGAGGTCAAGGGCGGGCTGTTCGAGCGACTCATCGAGAAGAACACGACGATCCCGACTGAGGAGTCAAAGATCTTCACGACCGCCGCGGCCAACCAGACGCAGGTCCAGATCCGTGTCTTCCAGGGCGAACGCGAGATCGCCGAGGAGAACGAACTGCTCGGCGAGTTCACGCTCGCGGGGATCCCGCCGGCACCCGCCGGGACCCCGCAGATCGAGGTGACGTTCTCCATCGACGAGAACGGGATCGTCAACGTCTCCGCCGAGGACAAGGGTTCGGGCAACAAGGAAGACATCACTATCGAGGGCGGTGCCGGCCTGAGCGACGAGGAGATCGAGCAGATGCAGGAAGAGGCCGAACAGCACGCCGAAGAAGACGAACAGCGCCGCCAGCGCATCGAGGCCCGCAACGAGGCCGAGGCGGCCGTCCGGCGTGCTGAGACCCTGCTCGATGAGAACGAGGAGAACGTCGACGACGACCTCCGGGAGACCATCGAGGCGAAAATCGAGGACGTCGAGGAGACGCTGGAGGACGAGGACGCCGACAAAGACGACTACGAGGACGTCACCGAGGCACTGACCGAGGAACTCCAGGAGATCGGCAAGCAGATGTACCAGGAGCAGGCCCAGCAGGCCGCCGGCGCTGGTCCGGGCGGCGCTGCAGGTGCCGGTCCCGGCGGCGCCGCAGGACCCGGCGCTGGCGCTGGCGGTGCGGCCGGCCAGGACGAGGAGTACGTCGACGCCGACTTCGAGGACGTCGACGAAGACAAAGACTAG
- a CDS encoding LysE family translocator, whose product MSLFETVATVGAGVVFGLALAAPPGPMNAVIAEESVVRGWQAGFTAGLGAMVADACFLVLSLLGAVTVVQRSPTLQGVMVGIGGLLLWYFAYDAVRDLSVTFQGDGAASNGRGFLKAFTLAITNPYQIVFWLTVGVGLLDPGRIDVLATALSPESPLAGRLIVRTGTPLLIAGLFAGIVAWIVAFPAALVAGRERVDRFAPAVAALSAIAFAVFGVLFVLDAIQTLL is encoded by the coding sequence ATGAGTCTCTTCGAGACTGTCGCGACCGTCGGCGCGGGCGTCGTCTTCGGACTCGCACTGGCCGCGCCGCCGGGGCCGATGAACGCGGTCATCGCCGAGGAGAGCGTCGTTCGGGGCTGGCAAGCGGGGTTCACCGCCGGCCTCGGCGCGATGGTCGCCGACGCGTGTTTTCTCGTGTTGTCGCTGCTCGGGGCCGTGACTGTCGTCCAGCGATCGCCCACGCTGCAGGGCGTCATGGTCGGGATCGGTGGCCTCCTGCTGTGGTATTTCGCCTACGACGCCGTCCGTGACCTCTCGGTGACGTTTCAAGGGGACGGAGCGGCGTCGAACGGGCGCGGCTTTCTGAAAGCGTTCACGCTCGCGATAACCAACCCCTACCAGATCGTCTTCTGGCTCACCGTCGGGGTCGGACTGCTCGATCCGGGCCGGATCGACGTGCTCGCGACAGCGCTGTCACCGGAGTCACCGCTGGCCGGACGTCTGATCGTTCGGACCGGGACGCCGCTTTTGATCGCCGGGCTGTTCGCCGGGATCGTCGCCTGGATCGTCGCGTTCCCGGCGGCGCTGGTCGCCGGCCGCGAGCGCGTCGATCGCTTCGCCCCGGCTGTGGCAGCGCTCAGCGCGATCGCGTTCGCGGTTTTCGGCGTCCTGTTCGTCCTCGACGCGATACAAACGCTGCTGTGA